The following coding sequences lie in one Stenotrophomonas rhizophila genomic window:
- the putA gene encoding bifunctional proline dehydrogenase/L-glutamate gamma-semialdehyde dehydrogenase PutA, which produces MTAPSAPIPAPAPSGALRPPLLSPELRTPPPAFRQAITDAWMKDEASHVRELLAQARLPADEQAQVQATAADLVKRVRVRAQDQGAIEAFMRQYDLGSEEGVLLMCVAEALLRIPDQDTADKLIRDKLGDADWKKHMGGSDSVLVNASTWGLMLTGRLVQINDATRADVPGAFARLIGRVGEPVIRLAVRQAMKIMGHQFVMGRTIDEALSRSHKGDNASYRYSFDMLGEGALTMKDAKRYLEDYRRAIHSIGGDHKARGGRPDGDVNAAPGISIKLSALYPRYEHAKRARVMADLVPGVLELAQLAKSYGIGCTVDAEETDRLELSLDIIEAVVSDASLSGWEGFGVVVQAYQKRTPYTIDYLADLARRIGRRLQVRLVKGAYWDAEIKRAQIDGLPAYPVFTRKQNTDVSYLACTKRLFSHADALYPMFATHNAHTIAAVKAIAKGGQYEHQKLHGMGDDLYAEVVPANRLNVPCRVYAPVGSHEDLLPYLVRRLLENGANSSFVNRITDDAVAIDDLIRDPVEAVSSFASIPHPKIPLPVDLLRSQNHDRTNSMGVNLANDNDLRALAEQLNAAVKPWKAAPLVPGATPTGVLLNVTNPADTRQVVGQWQPADSATVEKALANAVAAQPAWNRTPAASRAAILEHAAEQLEARMPEFMALCVKEAGKSLPDGIAEVREAVDFLRYYAKQAREQFGHAEKLPSPTGESNELQLHGRGVFVCISPWNFPLAIFLGQVAAALAAGNSVIAKPAEQTNLIGYYAVKLLLDAGVPEGVVQFLPGDGATVGAALTADPRVAGVAFTGSTDTARAINRAMAARDAAIGVLIAETGGQNAFIADSSALPEQLVKDAIGSAFTSAGQRCSAARVLFVQDDIADKVMTMLSGAMAELKVGDPGLLSTDVGPVIDADALQILQDHAVRMEREARLIAAAELDEAAAHGTFFAPRAYELKNLDQLHKEVFGPVLHVIRWKGDQLDAVIDQINATGYGLTLGVHSRIDETVDRISSRINVGNVYVNRNQIGAVVGVQPFGGQGLSGTGPKAGGPHYLLRFATEKTVTVNTTAAGGNASLLTLGD; this is translated from the coding sequence ATGACCGCACCTTCCGCACCGATTCCTGCCCCGGCCCCGTCCGGCGCTCTCCGTCCGCCGCTGCTGTCGCCTGAGCTGCGCACGCCTCCCCCTGCGTTCCGCCAGGCCATCACCGATGCCTGGATGAAGGACGAGGCCAGCCACGTGCGCGAGCTGTTGGCGCAGGCGCGCCTGCCGGCCGACGAACAGGCGCAGGTGCAGGCCACCGCCGCCGACCTGGTCAAGCGCGTGCGCGTGCGTGCCCAGGACCAGGGCGCGATCGAAGCCTTCATGCGCCAGTACGACCTGGGCAGCGAGGAAGGCGTGCTGCTGATGTGCGTGGCCGAGGCGCTGCTGCGCATTCCCGACCAGGACACCGCCGACAAGCTGATCCGCGACAAGCTGGGCGATGCCGACTGGAAGAAGCACATGGGCGGCAGCGACTCGGTGCTGGTCAACGCCTCCACCTGGGGCCTGATGCTGACCGGCCGCCTGGTGCAGATCAACGACGCCACCCGCGCCGACGTGCCGGGTGCGTTCGCGCGCCTGATCGGCCGCGTGGGTGAGCCGGTGATCCGCCTGGCCGTGCGCCAGGCAATGAAGATCATGGGCCACCAGTTCGTCATGGGCCGCACCATCGACGAGGCGCTGTCGCGCTCGCACAAGGGCGACAACGCCAGCTACCGCTATTCGTTCGACATGCTCGGCGAAGGCGCGCTGACCATGAAGGACGCCAAGCGCTACCTGGAAGACTACCGCCGTGCGATCCACTCCATCGGCGGCGACCACAAGGCCCGTGGCGGCCGCCCGGACGGCGACGTCAACGCGGCCCCGGGCATCTCGATCAAGCTGTCGGCGCTGTACCCGCGCTACGAGCATGCCAAGCGCGCGCGCGTGATGGCCGACCTGGTCCCGGGCGTGCTGGAACTGGCGCAGCTGGCCAAGTCCTACGGCATCGGCTGCACCGTGGATGCCGAGGAAACCGACCGCCTGGAGCTGTCGCTGGACATCATCGAAGCGGTGGTCAGCGATGCGTCGCTGAGCGGCTGGGAAGGCTTCGGCGTGGTCGTGCAGGCCTACCAGAAGCGCACCCCGTACACGATCGACTACCTGGCCGACCTGGCCCGTCGCATCGGTCGCCGCCTGCAGGTGCGCCTGGTCAAGGGCGCGTACTGGGACGCGGAAATCAAGCGCGCGCAGATCGACGGCCTGCCGGCCTACCCGGTGTTCACCCGCAAGCAGAACACCGACGTGTCCTACCTGGCGTGCACCAAGCGGTTGTTCTCGCATGCCGATGCGCTGTACCCGATGTTCGCCACCCACAACGCGCACACCATTGCCGCGGTGAAGGCGATCGCCAAGGGGGGCCAGTACGAGCACCAGAAGCTGCACGGCATGGGCGATGACCTGTACGCCGAAGTGGTGCCGGCCAATCGGTTGAACGTGCCGTGCCGCGTGTACGCACCGGTCGGTTCGCACGAAGACCTGCTGCCGTACCTGGTGCGCCGCCTGCTGGAAAACGGCGCCAACTCCAGCTTCGTCAACCGCATCACCGACGACGCGGTGGCCATCGATGACCTGATCCGCGATCCGGTCGAGGCGGTGTCCTCGTTCGCGTCCATTCCCCACCCGAAAATCCCGCTGCCGGTCGACCTGCTGCGCAGCCAGAACCATGACAGGACCAATTCCATGGGCGTCAATCTTGCCAACGACAACGACCTGCGCGCGCTGGCCGAGCAGCTCAACGCCGCCGTGAAGCCGTGGAAGGCCGCGCCGCTGGTGCCCGGCGCCACCCCGACCGGCGTGCTGTTGAACGTGACCAACCCGGCCGACACGCGCCAGGTGGTGGGCCAGTGGCAGCCGGCCGACAGCGCCACCGTCGAGAAGGCGCTGGCCAATGCCGTGGCCGCGCAGCCGGCCTGGAACCGCACCCCGGCCGCCAGCCGCGCGGCGATCCTGGAACACGCTGCCGAGCAGCTGGAAGCGCGCATGCCCGAGTTCATGGCGCTGTGCGTCAAGGAAGCCGGCAAGAGCCTGCCCGACGGCATCGCCGAAGTGCGCGAAGCGGTCGACTTCCTGCGCTACTACGCCAAGCAGGCGCGCGAGCAGTTCGGCCACGCCGAAAAGCTGCCCAGCCCCACCGGTGAATCCAACGAACTGCAGCTGCATGGCCGCGGCGTGTTCGTCTGCATCAGCCCGTGGAACTTCCCGCTGGCGATCTTCCTGGGCCAGGTGGCCGCCGCGCTTGCCGCCGGCAACAGCGTGATCGCCAAGCCGGCCGAACAGACCAACCTGATCGGCTACTACGCAGTGAAGCTGCTGCTAGACGCCGGCGTGCCCGAAGGCGTGGTGCAGTTCCTGCCGGGCGACGGCGCCACCGTCGGTGCCGCGCTCACCGCCGACCCGCGCGTGGCCGGCGTGGCCTTCACCGGCTCCACCGACACCGCCCGCGCAATCAACCGCGCGATGGCCGCACGCGATGCCGCCATTGGCGTGCTGATCGCCGAAACCGGCGGCCAGAATGCCTTCATCGCCGACTCCTCGGCGCTGCCGGAACAGCTGGTCAAGGACGCCATCGGTTCGGCGTTCACCTCGGCCGGCCAGCGCTGCTCGGCCGCGCGCGTGCTGTTCGTGCAGGACGACATCGCCGACAAGGTGATGACCATGCTGTCCGGTGCGATGGCCGAACTGAAGGTCGGCGACCCGGGCCTGCTGTCCACCGACGTCGGCCCGGTTATCGACGCCGACGCGCTGCAGATCCTGCAGGACCACGCGGTGCGCATGGAGAGGGAAGCGCGCCTGATCGCCGCGGCCGAACTCGACGAAGCCGCCGCGCATGGCACCTTCTTCGCGCCGCGTGCGTACGAACTGAAGAACCTGGACCAGCTGCACAAGGAAGTCTTCGGGCCGGTGCTGCACGTGATCCGTTGGAAGGGCGACCAGCTGGATGCGGTGATCGACCAGATCAACGCCACCGGCTACGGCCTCACCCTGGGCGTGCATTCGCGCATCGATGAAACCGTGGACCGCATTTCCTCGCGCATCAACGTGGGCAACGTGTACGTCAACCGCAACCAGATCGGCGCGGTGGTCGGCGTGCAGCCGTTCGGCGGTCAGGGCCTGTCCGGCACCGGCCCCAAGGCCGGCGGCCCGCACTACCTGCTGCGCTTTGCCACCGAAAAGACCGTCACCGTGAACACCACGGCCGCCGGTGGCAACGCCTCGCTGCTGACCCTGGGCGACTGA
- a CDS encoding ThuA domain-containing protein, with product MRTLLRTTLLLPVLLLGIAQATAAPPERVLVFTHTAGFRHDSIPTAVATLQTLATGERMVADHSEDPGAFTAANLARYRVVVFASTTGDVLDANQQAALEGFIGHGGGFVGVHAAADTEYGWPWYGQLVGAWFKAHPPGLQDTQVQPERDGRAHGTPWPVRDELYNYRENPRGRVQVVATVDERRYDGGSMGADHPITWCHRFGGGRSWYTGLGHDEAVYRNPHFLAQLRQGMRYAAGRSPIC from the coding sequence ATGCGCACCCTCCTTCGGACAACCCTGCTGCTTCCCGTGCTCCTGCTCGGCATCGCGCAGGCCACCGCTGCGCCACCCGAGCGGGTGCTGGTGTTCACCCACACCGCCGGGTTCCGGCACGATTCCATCCCCACGGCCGTGGCCACGCTGCAGACGCTGGCCACCGGCGAGCGCATGGTTGCCGACCACAGCGAGGACCCCGGTGCGTTCACCGCTGCCAACCTCGCGCGCTACCGCGTGGTGGTGTTCGCCAGCACCACCGGCGATGTGCTCGACGCCAACCAGCAGGCCGCGCTGGAAGGCTTCATCGGCCACGGCGGCGGCTTTGTCGGCGTGCATGCGGCCGCCGATACCGAGTACGGCTGGCCGTGGTATGGCCAGCTGGTGGGCGCATGGTTCAAGGCGCACCCGCCCGGCCTGCAGGACACGCAGGTGCAGCCCGAGCGCGATGGCCGCGCGCACGGCACGCCGTGGCCGGTCCGCGACGAGCTCTACAACTACCGCGAGAATCCCCGCGGGCGCGTGCAGGTGGTGGCTACCGTGGACGAGCGGCGCTACGACGGCGGCAGCATGGGCGCGGACCATCCCATCACCTGGTGCCATCGTTTCGGCGGCGGGCGCAGCTGGTACACCGGCCTGGGGCATGACGAAGCGGTGTACCGCAACCCGCATTTCCTGGCGCAGCTGCGGCAGGGTATGCGTTATGCGGCGGGCCGCTCGCCGATCTGTTGA